CCGTTGAACAGCAGGTAGTAGGCCGTGCCGTTGTGCCGGCCCAACAGCGGTTTGTTGAACGTCTTGGCTGCCGGGGTTGCCGTCTCGAAATGCCAGATGAACGCGGCCAGTGTGCCGAAGCGTACTTCGGGATTGATGCGGCCATCGGCGTCGAACGCCGCCTGGCCCAGCGTACAGAAGCGGAAGCCGCCACCACCTTTCCAGCCCACCGCTTCGCTAATGCCGCCCTGCTCACCCTCGATGACCTTTTGCAGGCGTGGGATGCAGTGCGTGCGGGCATGCTCGCCCATCTCGATTCCGATATAGCGGCGGCCCATCTTGTGTGCGACGGCGGCGGTTGTACCCGAACCAAGGAAGGAATCCAGAACGATGTCGCCAGGCTGAGTAGAAATGTTCAATGCCCGCTCTATCAGCCGTTCCGGCTTTGGCGTACCGAAGGATTCCTCGCCGGGGAACAGCGCGCGCATTTCGTTTTTGGAAGTGCGGTTACTGCCCACTGCGTCCTTGCCCCACAACGTACGCGGCACAAGGTCGCTGACCTCCGACAGGTAACGCTTGATGCTCGGCCGCGCGTCTCCATTCGGCCCCCACCAGATTCGACCGTCTGCATCCAAGGCGCGCAACTTCTCCTCAGAAACTCGCCAGTACCGGCCCGGTGGCGGTGAGAAGGTCCGGCCTGTTGGACCCGTGATGCTGTACTGGCCTTTTGAATATGGTTTGTTCGCGTAAGGGTCTCCAGGAAGCCAGGGGCCGCGTTCGTCGTTGTCAGGGTTCGTGTAGATCGAGTTGGCTTCCTCCGTGCGTGCCAACTTTATCGGCGTCCAATCGGGATGACGCGCGTAGACGTGGATGTAGTCGTGGTCGCTGGAGAACTGACGTGCTGAGTTTCGCGGCGAGTCGGCTTTTTCCCAGATAACGGTCGTAACAAAGTTTGCCCGGCCAAAAACTTCGTCCATGAGCACCTTGAGGTAGTGCCCTTCGTTGTCGTCAATGCTGACCCAGATGCTTCCCTCCTCCGCGAGTAGTTCACGCAGCAGCACTAGACGCGGATACATCATGCTCAGCCATTGGCTGTGCTCAAGCTTGTCGTCGTAGTGCTCGAATGCGGACTGCGTGTTGTAGGGCGGGTCAATGAAAATGCACTTCACCCGCCCGGCATAGACCGGAATCAGCGCCTTGAGCGCCAGCAGGTTGTCGCCCTGGATCAGCAGATTGTCCGGCGGGTTTTCCTCGCTGCCGCCATGCACGGCCTCCTGCTTGAGCAGGTGAACCGGCACCGAGCGCGTGGCCTCCTTCGCCTGATTTTTGTTGACCCAATCCAGAAACGGCATTCAGTTGTTCCCCATGCAGTCCTGCAGCCTTATGGCGGTGAGCCGCTGGCCGTTCTTGTCTACGTTGGATGTCGCAGGGCCTCCCTGTATCTTACAGGCTCGAACAGCACGCACCCAATACGGTCACGATGAGCGAAAGGGCTTTAGTAGACGGATGGCCCGCATGGGCGCCAAAGGACTTGCTGGAATGGTTCGGCCGGGTCGCAGATAAGCTCCCACCCAGACAGTTCGAGTTCTATGCGAAGCTCGCCAGCGATCAACGCATGCGTGAGGTTTGGGTGTGGTACGAGAAAGCCAGACATACGGCAACCCATCCGCTCGGCCGATCATCACTCTCATTCTGCATGAAAATCGCGGGCGCAATGAGCCTGCCCGAGAAACCCGGCAACATGAGCGTCAAGCAACGCGAGAAATACTTTGCGAAGGTTCGTCTGCACGCGACCGCTTTGCGCGATCTGCTTAACGACACCCTGTTTGACTACACCCCATTCAGCGAGCTGGTCATAGATCAAGAGAAACTTGCGGATACCGTTGTAAGAGACCTGCAACCTTGGGGCGACGACGAGACGGGGCACGTTGTTGCTTATTGGGTGGACGACGACGGCGTGCGCAGGATGGACTGGGATTACCCACAATCACATTTCACGGAGCTTTTATTCAACGTCATTGAGTGGACACGCCAGGAAGATTTCTGGGGAAGAGGCGGGTTGATGTCTAGCGCCCCAATCGGTCAAGCGAATTCGCCGAACATGCGCACAATATATTTCAACTACACGTTGTATAGCTCTCTTCTGCGCGACGGAATCAGCATTCCTTTCGCACTGCTTGCTACCACAGCGAATGTGGCACTGGATCTTCCCGCGCATTTGCTGGTGGATGAGGACACGGTGCGTAAACAGGTGCGGCGAGTCGAGGCCCGCCTCCGCAAGGAGGCTCCCGACAAAGCGTTCTGAGCGGACAAAAATCCGCGGCTTCCCCATTTTTTGTCCTGTCGCAAGCTGACGCTTTACGCGAGCATTCGCCCATGTTCAGCACTGCCCAGAGGAGGGCGAGCATGGCCGAAAGCATCTTGCGACTGCCACAGGTGAAGGCCCGCACGGGCCTGAGCCGTTCCAGCATCTACGCCGCGATCTCGCGCGGCGAGTTTCCCAAGCCCGTCGCCTTGGGCACCCGCAGCGTCGGCTGGCCTGAAAGCGAGGTGAGCGCCTGGATCGAGCGCCGCATCGCGGCATCCCGCCGGCGCGCGGCGTAGGACGCTTATGGGGCGGCGTGCGCGCGGCGCGGAGCTGGGCGCCAAGCGGGAACCTGGGGGCTTTTCGGCATGGCCGAGAGCTTGCGCTAGAAGCGAAAACTTTTACCGGCTGAGCTACACGGCACGGTCGCTACTGTTCGAGTTCCTGACGCAGTACAGCGGGGCAAATAACGGCGATCTGACCTGCGCCTGGACCGTCCTGCGGGTCCGAGGCTGGAACTCCAAAAGCACGATTCAATTCGCGCGTGACGAGCTGCTGCGTACCGGCTGGATCGTGGTTACTCGCTATGGCGGCTTGGGCGTTACGGAACTGTACGCGTTGACGTTCTTCGACATTGACGAGTGCCAGGGCAAGGTTGATCCGGAGCTGGTTGGCCGGCGCCTGAGTTACTGGCGAACAGGCCGCAATCTGCACTATCTGCCGAAGAAAAAGGCCGCTGCAAAAATGAAAAGCCACCCCGATTCTCAGGGCGGAAAGTCCCGAAATTCGGGGCGGCAAATCCCTATTCTCAGGCAGGCGTCATGAAGGCAAGTCCCGATTCTCGGGTTTATTTGGAAGCCGCTGGACGCTGGCCTTTCCCCGATTCTCGGGGAGCTTCTAAGTTTTACCACTCCCTACCCGTACATCTGGGCGCTGTTCATGGGCGGATTCGGTAGCGGCAACACCGGCTGGCGCCCTCACCTGGAGAGCGCCTTGTGCCTGAGTCTGCCGAAACTCAGGCACTGGGGTTACGTACTGGCCGGCGGCACCGTCACGGGCAAACTGATCTGGACGTATGGCACGGATCAGTACGCGGGTTCCATTCGAGTCCACGCCAACGAGCACGGTGGCTGGATCGAAATGCGCCACGAACTTCGTGAGCGCGCCCAGAGCATCGAGCTGGTGGCCGTGGCCCCGCCGTTCGGCGGCGTGCGCTGGTACATGCGCTGCCCCTACACCGGCCGGCGCGCGCTCAAGCTCTACCTGTTCAACGGTATCGAACTGTTCTGCTGCCGTGACGCGATCCGTCCGCGGCCCACCTACGCCAGCCAGCGCGTCTCAGGCTCCGACCGAATCATGGCGCAGCGCTGGGCGATACGGCGCAAGCTGGATGATCCCGGCGACCTGTTCACGATCCTGACGAAGCCGAAGTGGATGCGCTGGCGGACGTTCGAGCGGTACGAGCAGCACGACAATGCGCTCGCCGAGCGTGAGAACGTGCATCTCTTGAGGTTGTTGGGAAGGCTGCAGAAAAAACGGGGTTAGCCAGAAGTTTTAGGTTTATCCCGCCGTGCGCAAGCCGCAGGCGGGTCCTTCCCCTGCACCCTTTGCGGGTAATTTGGACCCCGCCGTTTTCCTAGATTCGTCGGGATTTTCGCGTTCCTTCACATGGGCAATACGACACCCGCGTAAATGCTGGGGATCGGCGCACCGAGGTGCAAACAAATCGAGGCCCTACGGCGGCAGGTAGCAGCCGTGCTTGCCGTCGTAGACGCGCCAGCAGAGGTCCTGGAGCTGGAGCCGAAGCACGGTGCGGTCCACCTGCCGGGCACGGGCGGCGGCGTCGGCCAGCTCTGCGTCGGTGGGCGGCACGGTCGCGCAGGCGGCCAGCAGCCCGGTCAGCAGCGCGGCAATCGTGGCGGAGCGGTACATGCGGGAATTACAGCACAGCGCAGGCTCACCGGCTGAGCCTGCACCCGTGGTATCAAGGACAAGTCTTTCAACCCGTGCCAAGGGAAGGGATAGTATGGCCGTGACTCGCTCAATGACATGCTGCGAAAGGACCCGGAAATGGTGCATTTGGCGATAGGCTTGCTGTTCAGGTGGGCGCCGTGATCCGGCAGCTCGACCTGGAGCCGTTCGATGCCCGTGACCCTCGGCTGATCCTGTCTTGGGACCCGGAGACCGGGGAGATCAGCGGGCCCGGTGCGGCATTCGTGCGTGGACGCATGGAGGGCTCGCCCGATGGCTTTGTGTCCTGCCATCCGGTGCCGTATTACCACCCGCTCAGCCGGGACCCGTTGCGCAGCATGACCGACATGGCTGCGATACTGGGCTTCGAGTACAAGCTGCCGGATGACCTGCAGGAACACTATCCCCAGCCCGAAGAAGACCCAGAGGCCGACGAAAACACCGTCTACTGATGTCATGAAGGACTCAGACCTCCGCTATTTCGATGATTCCAAGCCGGTGTGTCAGTGCGATATTGCGCAATGCGAAATGTGCCAGCACTTCAAGGGCAAGCGGAGCTGCGCGGCTTTCGATCAGATCCCGGATGCGATCTGGGACAACAAGTTTGACCACCGGCAGCCCCATGCCGGCGATAAGGGTATCCGCTTCGAATGGCGCCACGACATCCGGCCACCGGCCGGCGCCTAGTCGCGGGAAGTTAGCGTGATGGGGATACGAGTGGGGATACGTGGTGGCCCGCGCACAAGGACCATCACAGAATCAATCAGTTAGCAGAGAGTTCGGGTCCTCTCCTGGCACCAAACAAACCGGCGGCAGCCGGTTTTTTTGTGCGCGAAACCATGCACTTAGCCGGCTTTCGGGTACCGCGGGGCGCAGCTCAGTCAAGTGGATGCCGCAGGATGATGGTATCGGCACGATCCGGGCCGGTGGAGATGATGTCGATCGGTGTGCCGGTGATTTCGGCGATGCGCGCAAGGTAAGCGCGCGCGTTCTTCGGCAGGTCGGCTTCGCGGCGCACACCGACGGTGGACTCCCGCCAGCCCGGCATGTCTTCGTAGATCGGCTGGCATTCGCTCAGCGCCTCGGCGCCCAGCGGCGGCTGGTCCAGCGTCCTGCCGCCGGAACTGTAGCCGACGCACAGGCGGATGGTGTCCAGCCCGTCGAGCACGTCCAGCTTGGTGATGCACAGCCCGGACAGCGAGTTGTTGAAGATCGAGCGCCGCGCCGCCACTGCGTCGAACCAGCCACAGCGTCGTGGCCGGCCGGTGGTGGAGCCGAACTCGTTGCCACGCGTCGCCAGATATTTGCCGACGTCGTCGGTGAGCTCGGTCGGGAACGGCCCGGAGCCTACACGCGTGGCATAGGCCTTGATGATGCCCAACACATAGTCCAGCTCGCGCGGACCGACACCGGTGCCGGTGGCGGCGCCGCCGGCGGTGGTGTTGCTGGAGGTGACGTAGGGATAGGTGCCGTGGTCCACGTCCAGCATCGCGCCCTGCGCGCCTTCGAACAGGATGCTGTCGCCGCGCACGGTGGCGTGCATCAGCACCTCGGTGACGTCGCAGGCCAGTGGCTTGAGCACTTCGGCATGCGCCATCGAATCGTCCAGCAGCTTCTGGAAATCCACCGGCGCCTCGCCGAAATACTTCTGCAGCACGAAGTTGTGGTAGTCCAGCGCCTCGCCCAGCTTGGCGGCGAAGCGCTCGCGGAAGAACAGGTCGGCCACGCGCAGCGCGCGGCGCGCCACCTTGTCCTCGTAGGCCGGCCCGATGCCGCGGCCCGTGGTGCCGATCTTGCCGGCGCCCTTGGCCTTCTCGCGCGCCACGTCGAGGCGCACGTGGTAGGGCAGGATCAACGGGCAGGCCAGACTGATGCGCAGGCGCTCGCGCACCGGCACGCCGCGCACCTCCAGCCCCTGCATCTCCTTGATCAGGGCCTCGGGCGACAGCACCACGCCGTTGCCGATCAGGCACTGCACGCCCTCGCGCAGGATGCCGGAGGGGATCAGGTGCAGCACCGTCTTCTCGCCGCCGATCACCAGCGTGTGGCCGGCGTTATGGCCGCCCTGGAAACGCACCACGACACCGCAGCGATCGGTCAGCAGGTCGACGATCTTGCCTTTGCCCTCATCGCCCCACTGGCTGCCGATCACGACAACGTTCTTGCCCATCGCTGAATCCGACTCCGAATTAACGCTTGGATGACTTGCCGCGCGCCAGCTGCAGCAGCATGGCCAGGTCGGCGCTGAACCCCGTGGCGGGACGCGCACGCCCGAACACCCGGCCGGCGGCGTCATAGCGGCCGCCGCGCGCGATCTCGCGTCCCTGCCCCGGCGCGAAGGCCGCGAACACGATGCCGGTCTTGTAGCGGTAGCCGCGCAGCTCGGCGAGGTCCACGTGCAGCGGCACTTTCGGCGCCTTCTTCGTCAGGCGCTCGGCCATGCGCTCGACCGTATCCAGCGCCGCTGCCACCGGCCGGCCCGCGCCCTTCAGCTGGCTGCGTGCCCGCGCCAGCACCGAGACGTCGCCGTTGAGGTCGATCAGCGCCTCGAGCCAGGCGGCGGTCCTGGCCGCCGGCCGGTGCGTGCGCAGGAAGTCTTCCAGGTCCGGCCGCGACTTGCGCTGCAGGACGCCGAACAGCGTTTCTTCCTGCTCCCCGCTGAAACCGGCCCCGGCCGCGAGCGCGCGATAGATGCCGACATGGCCGAGGTCGAGATAGGGCTTGCGCAGGCCGCAGAGCGCCAGCGTCTCGAGCATCAGCAGGACGATCTCGAGGTCGCCCTCGATGCCCGGCTCGCCGAACAGCTCCACGCCCACCTGCAACGGGCAACGTGACCCGCCCAGCCCGTCCGGCAGCGCGCGCAGCACGGTGCCGATGTAGCACAGCCGCGCCGGACCGGCGGTCTTGAGCCGGCTGGCGTCGATGCGCGCCGCCTGCGGCGTCATGTCGGCGCGCACGCCCATCAGGCGGCCGCTCAGCTGGTCGGTCAGCTTGAAGGTCTGCAGCTCGAGGTCATGCCCGGCGCCGGTCAGCAGCGAGTCCAGGTACTCGATCAGCGGCGGGACGATCAGCTGGTAGCCGCGCCTGCGGTAGAGGTCGAGCAGCCGCCGGCGCATGGCCTCCAGGCGCCATGACTCGGGCGGCAGGATTTCCTCCACGCCCTCGGGCAGCAGCCAGCGGTCAGTTCCCATGACAAAACGGCCTTTTCCAGCGCAAACGGGGGGTTATTGGCGCAGCAAGTGTAGCAGGACGAGGCCGCTGCCGACCGCCACCGCGCCGGCGATGCGCAGGCTGCGGTTGTCCAGCCGGGCGATTTCCGCGATGACGGCCTTCCAGCGCTCTGGCGCCAGCAGCGGCCACAGGCCCTCGATGACCAGCACCAGGCACAGGGCCCGCAGCAGATCGAGCCAGAGCGGGGACATCTAGCGCCCGCCGGCTGGCGGATTGAAGTAGCGGAAGAACTCGCCCTCCGGCTCCAGCACCAGCACGTCGTCCTTGCTGCGCAGAGTATTCTGGTAAACCGCGAGGCTGCGATAGAAGCTGTAGAACTCGGGGTTGCGGCCGTAGGCGCGGGCGTAGATCTCGGCTGCCTCGGCATCGCCCTGGCCACGGATCTTCTCCGCCTCGCGATAGGCCTCGGCCAGGATGACCTCGCGCTGCCGGTCGGCGTCGGCGCGGATCCTTTCCGCGGCCTCGTCACCGCGCGCGCGCAGGTCGTTGGCCACGCGCTTGCGCTCCGACTCCATGCGCTCATACACCGAGCGCGTGACCTGGTCGGGCAGGTCGATGCGCTTGATGCGCACGTCCACCACCTCGATGCCCATGTCGGCCAGCTGCGGGTTGGCTGCCGTGGCCAGCTTCTTCATGATCTCGGTGCGCTCGCCCGACACCGCCTGCTGCACGGTGCGCGCGCCGAACTCGTCGCGCAGGCCGCCCTTGATGATCTTGGACAGCCGGTCCAGCGCCTTGGCCTCGTCGCCGCCGGTGGCGCGGAAATAGCTGCCGACGTCCTTGATACGCCATTTAACGAAGAAGTCCACCACCAGGTTCTTCTTTTCCAGCGTCAGGAAGCGTTCTTCCTTGTTATCGAGTGTCAGGATGCGGCCATCGAAGCGCCGCACCTCGTCGATCACCGGCCACTTCAGGTGCAGGCCGGGCGCGTAATCGGTGCCCTTGATCTTGCCGAGCTGGACGACGACAACCTTCTCGCGCTCGTCCACGGTGAAGGCGGACCCGAACACCAGACCGACGACGGCAATGGCCAGGAACAGGAGACTGAGCTGCCGTGGCGTCATGGCTTACCTCCCGCGGCCGCGGTAATCGTTGGCGGGGGCCGCCGGCGCGGGACGCGCGGCCGGTGCCGGAACCTGCGCCGCCGCATCGTCCGCCGGCGCGGCCGGCGCCTGGCGCATCAGCTGATCGACGGGCAGGTACAGCAGCTGGTTGCCGCTGTCGCTGTCGACCACGATCTTGCTGGTATTGGCGAGCACGGATTCCATCGCGTCGAGATAGAGCCGTTTGCGCGTGACCTGGGGGGCACGCTCGTACTCGGCGCTCAGTGCCACGAAGCGGTCGGCCTCGCCCTTGGCACGCTCGACCACGCGGCTGCGGTAGGCTTCCGCCTCGGCAATCTGGCGCGCCGCCTCACCCCGAGCGATCGGCAGGATGGCGTTGGCATAGGCCTCGGCCTCGTTTTTCTTCTTGACCTCGTCCTCGCGCGAGCGCGTGACGTCGTCGAAGGCCGGCTGCACCGGATCCGGCGGCTGCACGTCCTGCAGCGTCAGTGTCGTGACCAGCAGGCCGGAGGCATAGGCATCGAGCCGATCCTGCAGAATGTTCTGGGTCTGCTGCGCGACCTCGACGCGGCCCTCGCTCAGTACGAAGTCCACCTTGCTTTTGCCCACGACCTCGCGCACTGCGCTCAGCATAGCTTCACGCAGCGTGAACTCCGGGTCGCGCAAGCGGAACAGGTAGTTCTCCGCATCGCTCACGCGGTACTGCACTGCCAGCTCGACGCTGACGATGTTCTCATCCTGGGTCAGCATCACCGCACGATCGGACAGCGACTGAACCTGGTCGACGTTGACCTTCTCGACACGCTGAATGGGATAAGGCAGATGCCAGTGCGGCCCCGGACCGGTGGTGGCGACATGCTTGCCGAACTGCAGCACCACCCCGCGCTCGGCCGGCTGGATGATGTACATGCCCGACAGGATCCAGATCACGCCCACGGCTGCGGCGATCGCCAGCGCACTGAAGCGCCCCTCGCGGCCCGGTCCGCCACCGATGCCGCCGCGCAGGCGGCGCAGCAGCGTTTCGAAATCCGGCGGCCGCGGCCCCCGGGACGACCTGCTCCAGGGATCCTTGCCGTTACCGGGTTCATTCCAGCCCATGCTCAGTGTCCTGTCACGCCGCGTGCCTGCTTGCGCGGGCAAGTGTACTGGATACCTTCCTGCCGAAACAGCCGTTCCATCTGCGCGCGCGGCAAGGCAATGCGCAGGCGCGAACCCCCCGTCGTGTCGGCCGTCTCTTGCCGCACGGCGCCCAAGGCGAACAGCCGAGCGCGCAGCCGGCCAGCGGCCGCCGGCAGGACGAGTTCGCGCTCCTCGATGTCCGGGTAGAAACGCTCGACCAGGGCCGCACGCAAAAGCTCCAGACCGGCGCCGCTCACCGCCGACAGATACACGCGCCGCACCTGCCCACCCTCGTCGCGCTCCAGCCGCGGCTGCGCACCCTCGATCAGGTCGATCTTATTGAATACCTCGATCTGGGGCACCTCCGCGGCGCCGATTTCTTCCAGCACTGTCCGCACCTGGCGGATACGCTCCATGCGCTCGGAATCCGCGGCGTCCACCACGTGCAGCAGCAGCTGCGCCTGGCGCGTCTGCTCGAGTGTGGCGTGAAAGGCCTCGACCAGGTCGTGCGGCAGGTCGCGGATGAAACCGACCGTGTCGGCGAGAATGACGTTTTCGCCCGCACCCAGCGGCAGGCGACGTAGGGTTGGGTCGAGCGTGGCGAACAGCTGGTCGGCAGCATAGGCCTGAGCGCCCGTGAGGCGGTTGAACAACGTACTCTTGCCGGCGTTGGTATAACCCACCACCGAGACGGCGGGAATCTCGGCCTTGCGCCGCGCCGCGCCGCTGGTGCTGCGCTGGCGCCGCACCTTGTCCAGCCGGTCCTTGAGCCGCTTGATGCGGTCGCCGATCAGGCGCCGGTCGGTTTCCAGCTGGGTTTCGCCGGGACCGCGCAGGCCGATGCCGCCTTTCTGCCGCTCCAAGTGCGACCAGCCACGCACCAGACGTGTGGCCAGATGCTGCAGCTGCGCCAGTTCCACCTGCAGCTTGCCTTCGTGCGAGCGCGCGCGCTGCGCGAAGATGTCGAGGATCAATCCGGTGCGATCCAACACCCGGCATTGCAGCAGCTTTTCCAGGTTGCGCTCCTGGCTGGGTGACAGATCATGGTTGAACACCACCAGCTCGGCGCGGTGCGCGGCCACGGCAGCGGCGATCTCGGCGGCCTTGCCGCTGCCGGCAAAGTATTTGGCGTCGGGCACTTCGCGGCGACCGCCGAGCGCGGCCAGAATCTCCGCGCCGGCCGAGCGGGCGAGTTCGACGAACTCGGCCTGGGCCTGGGCGTAGTGCGTACCGGGAAACTCGAGGTGGACCAGAACGGCCCTCTGGCCGCCCCGGGGGCGCTCAAACATCCGCGCCTCTTGCAGAGTCAGTCTGCAGCGCTGTCACCCTCACCGGCAGAGATCGAGACGTTGCGCGCCGGCACCACCGTCGAGATGGCGTGCTTGTATACCATCTGGTTGACGCTGTTGCGCAGCAGCACCACGAACTGGTCGAAAGACTCGATCTGGCCCTGCAGCTTGATGCCGTTGACCAGGTAGATCGAGACCGGGATGCGCTCTTTACGCAGGGCGTTCAGGAACGGCTCCTGCAGGGTTTGTCCTTTTGACATGTTGTTCTCCGGCTACCCTTTAAATTTTCGCAATCTGTCCACCAATCAGTGTAACACAGGCCTTTGC
The Nevskiales bacterium genome window above contains:
- a CDS encoding site-specific DNA-methyltransferase, whose amino-acid sequence is MPFLDWVNKNQAKEATRSVPVHLLKQEAVHGGSEENPPDNLLIQGDNLLALKALIPVYAGRVKCIFIDPPYNTQSAFEHYDDKLEHSQWLSMMYPRLVLLRELLAEEGSIWVSIDDNEGHYLKVLMDEVFGRANFVTTVIWEKADSPRNSARQFSSDHDYIHVYARHPDWTPIKLARTEEANSIYTNPDNDERGPWLPGDPYANKPYSKGQYSITGPTGRTFSPPPGRYWRVSEEKLRALDADGRIWWGPNGDARPSIKRYLSEVSDLVPRTLWGKDAVGSNRTSKNEMRALFPGEESFGTPKPERLIERALNISTQPGDIVLDSFLGSGTTAAVAHKMGRRYIGIEMGEHARTHCIPRLQKVIEGEQGGISEAVGWKGGGGFRFCTLGQAAFDADGRINPEVRFGTLAAFIWHFETATPAAKTFNKPLLGRHNGTAYYLLFNGILGDKRPDGGNVLTRPILQMLNERYPHDGPKVIYGETTRLGDAALVAAGVTFKQIPYDIKTR
- a CDS encoding AlpA family transcriptional regulator, which encodes MAESILRLPQVKARTGLSRSSIYAAISRGEFPKPVALGTRSVGWPESEVSAWIERRIAASRRRAA
- a CDS encoding adenylosuccinate synthase — its product is MGKNVVVIGSQWGDEGKGKIVDLLTDRCGVVVRFQGGHNAGHTLVIGGEKTVLHLIPSGILREGVQCLIGNGVVLSPEALIKEMQGLEVRGVPVRERLRISLACPLILPYHVRLDVAREKAKGAGKIGTTGRGIGPAYEDKVARRALRVADLFFRERFAAKLGEALDYHNFVLQKYFGEAPVDFQKLLDDSMAHAEVLKPLACDVTEVLMHATVRGDSILFEGAQGAMLDVDHGTYPYVTSSNTTAGGAATGTGVGPRELDYVLGIIKAYATRVGSGPFPTELTDDVGKYLATRGNEFGSTTGRPRRCGWFDAVAARRSIFNNSLSGLCITKLDVLDGLDTIRLCVGYSSGGRTLDQPPLGAEALSECQPIYEDMPGWRESTVGVRREADLPKNARAYLARIAEITGTPIDIISTGPDRADTIILRHPLD
- a CDS encoding ATP phosphoribosyltransferase regulatory subunit, which codes for MGTDRWLLPEGVEEILPPESWRLEAMRRRLLDLYRRRGYQLIVPPLIEYLDSLLTGAGHDLELQTFKLTDQLSGRLMGVRADMTPQAARIDASRLKTAGPARLCYIGTVLRALPDGLGGSRCPLQVGVELFGEPGIEGDLEIVLLMLETLALCGLRKPYLDLGHVGIYRALAAGAGFSGEQEETLFGVLQRKSRPDLEDFLRTHRPAARTAAWLEALIDLNGDVSVLARARSQLKGAGRPVAAALDTVERMAERLTKKAPKVPLHVDLAELRGYRYKTGIVFAAFAPGQGREIARGGRYDAAGRVFGRARPATGFSADLAMLLQLARGKSSKR
- a CDS encoding DUF2065 domain-containing protein; protein product: MSPLWLDLLRALCLVLVIEGLWPLLAPERWKAVIAEIARLDNRSLRIAGAVAVGSGLVLLHLLRQ
- the hflC gene encoding protease modulator HflC; the encoded protein is MTPRQLSLLFLAIAVVGLVFGSAFTVDEREKVVVVQLGKIKGTDYAPGLHLKWPVIDEVRRFDGRILTLDNKEERFLTLEKKNLVVDFFVKWRIKDVGSYFRATGGDEAKALDRLSKIIKGGLRDEFGARTVQQAVSGERTEIMKKLATAANPQLADMGIEVVDVRIKRIDLPDQVTRSVYERMESERKRVANDLRARGDEAAERIRADADRQREVILAEAYREAEKIRGQGDAEAAEIYARAYGRNPEFYSFYRSLAVYQNTLRSKDDVLVLEPEGEFFRYFNPPAGGR
- the hflK gene encoding FtsH protease activity modulator HflK, which gives rise to MGWNEPGNGKDPWSRSSRGPRPPDFETLLRRLRGGIGGGPGREGRFSALAIAAAVGVIWILSGMYIIQPAERGVVLQFGKHVATTGPGPHWHLPYPIQRVEKVNVDQVQSLSDRAVMLTQDENIVSVELAVQYRVSDAENYLFRLRDPEFTLREAMLSAVREVVGKSKVDFVLSEGRVEVAQQTQNILQDRLDAYASGLLVTTLTLQDVQPPDPVQPAFDDVTRSREDEVKKKNEAEAYANAILPIARGEAARQIAEAEAYRSRVVERAKGEADRFVALSAEYERAPQVTRKRLYLDAMESVLANTSKIVVDSDSGNQLLYLPVDQLMRQAPAAPADDAAAQVPAPAARPAPAAPANDYRGRGR
- the hflX gene encoding ribosome rescue GTPase HflX — its product is MFERPRGGQRAVLVHLEFPGTHYAQAQAEFVELARSAGAEILAALGGRREVPDAKYFAGSGKAAEIAAAVAAHRAELVVFNHDLSPSQERNLEKLLQCRVLDRTGLILDIFAQRARSHEGKLQVELAQLQHLATRLVRGWSHLERQKGGIGLRGPGETQLETDRRLIGDRIKRLKDRLDKVRRQRSTSGAARRKAEIPAVSVVGYTNAGKSTLFNRLTGAQAYAADQLFATLDPTLRRLPLGAGENVILADTVGFIRDLPHDLVEAFHATLEQTRQAQLLLHVVDAADSERMERIRQVRTVLEEIGAAEVPQIEVFNKIDLIEGAQPRLERDEGGQVRRVYLSAVSGAGLELLRAALVERFYPDIEERELVLPAAAGRLRARLFALGAVRQETADTTGGSRLRIALPRAQMERLFRQEGIQYTCPRKQARGVTGH
- the hfq gene encoding RNA chaperone Hfq; this encodes MSKGQTLQEPFLNALRKERIPVSIYLVNGIKLQGQIESFDQFVVLLRNSVNQMVYKHAISTVVPARNVSISAGEGDSAAD